The following nucleotide sequence is from Corylus avellana chromosome ca7, CavTom2PMs-1.0.
TGAAGAAATTGCCTTATGTTTATAGAAACTCCTGGATTCAGCTGCAAGTCGATTTACAAATTCAGCCGTCCATATTTTATAATGGATAAGGTAAATATTCTGCCAAGaataaataactcaaatttTCCAGATTAAAAGACTAAATGACTTCCATGTGGGCAACTGCAAACGGTATATTCCAAGAGCCTAGAAATTAACTACTAAATGCATGCACGGTTCTGCACTCCTATCCTGGAAAAACTCATCTACACAGTGCAGAATGATTGCATTGTGAGATACAAGCAGTGAGAGTATGGGCCATCCATAAAGAGAGTATAAGCACAATAATCAGCTTCAGCTAGCGATACATACTTCAAAAGAAACCATTCAAAATAAGGTGCAAAAAAAGAAGCTCGATCGGCATACAGGCATTACCTGAACGGGTACATAACTGCTAGGTGCTGGCACAGGAGCAGGAGCAGGAGCAGGCATTGGTACAGGAGGAACAGGGTATGAAggataatttttaatattgagGTCAACTAATCTCCTTAGGCAGTATGAGACTCAATAAAAGAAAGATTCATGTTAAAATCTCTTTTGTATGTTAGAGATCATTTTTAATATTGAGGTCAACTAGCTCTTCTTCACAAGTTAGTTTGCTAGCAGTATACTGGAGTTCTATTTTACCCACCCCAGGAACTACAAAAACTAAGTAAAATCTAGCATATTTTAATCATACAATTCAGATTTATGACAAGACACTAGAATGTCTTAGAGAAAGCAAGGAAACCCTACTCCCCAATGTAATATGCAGTCGCTAAAAGTGACATAAGTAATATGTCACTGCTATAAAATTGATGGGACCTCGcgcacaaaaaaataaaaataaaaataaaaaattcccaCCTGTGTATCAGCGACGAGACATCCGTGATGACAATTTTGTCGTTGCtaatatcaaaaaatttcagattATCAGTGACGACCAACAAATGTCATCGTAGATAACTCGTTAACAAGAAAATGTCATCAGCGACAACATTTAGTAGTCTCTGATATTGTGGTCGCTAAAGACCAAAATTCTTGTATTGTCTTGCACGCGACAATGGGGCGCAAGAGATAACCAATTCCGCTCTCAATGGGCAAATGCCAAGGGTGAGAAGCAAATGACACAACAACTGGCTTGACTTTAAGTCCAAGTCAAGTGAAACCCCATGGATTTGTAAAACCCATCTCTGTGTTGCAGCTCTAATATGGATACCGCAGCCAACAAGAAGTTGGGAAGGCAAGGACACAAAGTTCTATGTCAACTACATGTAGAGGATAAaaccacctatatatatatatcagcaaAAATACATACAGCAGCCACAATGACGATGAAAATAACCAAAAGCTCATGATCTTACCACTTCAACCTTCTTGGCAATTGAAAGAAGCACATGTACATGAGACCAATAATATGGCAAGAAAGACTGGAACCTAGGAAGAGGGAACTTCGAAATTGGCTTCACCTACAGCATATTCTCTCAAGACAAGCTCCACTTCTTCTACTACCCCTAATCTCTGAAACCACCTAGCCAGTGTTTCTGAAGCTTCTTTCCCAAGAATAATTCCATATCTTTCTAATTTTACTAGAAATTCCAATGCCTTGTTAAGCTTGTTCTCCTTTTCATATGCAGCCAACATTAAAGCTACACATTTATCACTTGGTTCAAGACCAGCCCtcctcatattttcaaatgcAATAGCTGCCTTTTGACTTTGACCTGCCATCCCATATGCGTTTATAAGGAGCCCGCACATCTTAACATCAGGAGGTATACCGCCACACTGAAGTGCATCAAACACTCTTTGAGCTCCTCTAGAATCACCAGTCATGGAATATGCTCTTAACAATGCCTTGTAAACTTCACTTCCCGCGTATATTTCTTGGGCATCCATTTCTCTAAGTAAAATTTCTCCTTGCTGGGGCATTCCAGCTCGGATGTAGGCCATGATCATTGAGCCATAGGATCTTTTATCCAAAGGTTGCCCGAGCAGCTTGAGTTCTTCAAAAGTTTCCTCAGCCAGCTCAAGATTGCCAGCTTTGCTGTACATGTGAATCATGGCAGTTAAAATTACCTGATCGCAGATGAAGCCTTTACTCTTCATGGCTAAGAGGGTCTTTTCAGCCTCTTGAAGTTGGTTTTGCTTCCCATATCCATGGATTATTTTAGTATAGTCACGAACATTGGCTTCAAATGATACTTCTAGGAGGGCAAGTTTCGCCACCTAAGAAAAGCGCCAAGAGCCATGAATTCACTTCAGGTTGTAAggagttttaaaaagtgaacgTTTCATCTAAATGCACAGAAATATTATATCATAATAAAGCAATTTCTACAAGAagattaacactttaaatgttAACTGCAATAAAAATATGCAGAAGCgtctgggaaaaaaaaaactatgtttgGTATAGGAACTTATTAATTCTCTGTCTCCTTATAAACTTCTTCAAAATAAAATGTGCTTATCTTCCTGAATTTTCCTTAGCCAACAACCATTTGATTGGTGGCAGACAAGAATTTTAAACAGATATCACAACTGTCAAAGAAAAGTAACGATTTAAGATTATAATGTGCCATATATCAtcaatttattccaattttgcacCACAGAGATCTCTGACCTGAATGAAATTCTACCAATTCTATACATAATCCCTATCGTGCCACACTATCCCACACCAATAACCTCCCATTGGCATTAAAACATCTGATAGGTTTGATGCACATGCCCTTTTTCTAGTCATTCTATTCCAATATAAAGAATTTGACAAAACCAACCGGGAGGATTTTAGAGCTCACTACTTGCACTACAACAGCAACTGACAAGCAAATTCAAACCAGAAATTCTCTCTACGCACACATGTACATAGTGCAAGTCCTGGTCAGGTTTGAGTTAATGAAATCTATAGTAGATAGTGCAACTTGTCCGATTGGGTATGAGCTAATGAAATCAACAAAGacccaaaaatgaaaatgaaaaagtgagaaGTACCTCAAGATAAAGTGGATGATCCATTGTACTCAATTCTTTAAGAATTGCAAGCCAGTCAGCTCTCCTAGGCTTCATAATCCTCACCCAAGCCGCCAACAAATCAGACAAACTGCATTTCTGAGGAGAGAAGCAGATAATCTGCCTCATTAAGGCCTTGCATCGTTTGGTCATCTTAGGAGGGAGTTGAGCAATAGTCCTTTTTTGGGCTTCTGTGATGTTAGGTCCTATCTCTAGCCACGTAAACCTTGGTTTCTCTACCAGGATTTCTGTTTGTTCCATCTCTTCCACATTGGGCGCAACCCATTGACAACGGATTTTGGGAAATCCAAAATTTGTGGGGGTTTGCAAAATAGAGTTTCCCAATGGAAAATAAAAGGTCTTCCTAATATCATTGATTAATGGGAAAGTTGAGTGGGGATAAACGAGCATGTTACAAGAATAGATGCCCATGACCAACTCGAAATATCAAAATGCAGAAACATATATCATGAG
It contains:
- the LOC132188196 gene encoding pentatricopeptide repeat-containing protein At1g01970; amino-acid sequence: MGIYSCNMLVYPHSTFPLINDIRKTFYFPLGNSILQTPTNFGFPKIRCQWVAPNVEEMEQTEILVEKPRFTWLEIGPNITEAQKRTIAQLPPKMTKRCKALMRQIICFSPQKCSLSDLLAAWVRIMKPRRADWLAILKELSTMDHPLYLEVAKLALLEVSFEANVRDYTKIIHGYGKQNQLQEAEKTLLAMKSKGFICDQVILTAMIHMYSKAGNLELAEETFEELKLLGQPLDKRSYGSMIMAYIRAGMPQQGEILLREMDAQEIYAGSEVYKALLRAYSMTGDSRGAQRVFDALQCGGIPPDVKMCGLLINAYGMAGQSQKAAIAFENMRRAGLEPSDKCVALMLAAYEKENKLNKALEFLVKLERYGIILGKEASETLARWFQRLGVVEEVELVLREYAVGEANFEVPSS